AAGTCGAACAAAGGAGCATTAAGAAAAATAATCTAACTGCAATAAATGTTTTTTTAATCATTTCACCTTTTTTTATTTAACAAGCTTTTTAAGATTTATAGTATGACAAACACCACAAAAATCTTTCTTATGGCAAACAAGACAGGATCTTGCATTTCTCTTTGCCACTACTCTGTGATTCGGCACCCAATTAGGCTCAAAATGAGTTGTAGGTTTCTGCTGATGACAGCGACTGCAGAAATCTGCCTGATGGCATACAGCACATTTATCTCTATTCTGAGTTGCATATCTTCCATGTATATCCTGCTTCCATGACAAAGTATGTGAAGAAGGTTTATTCTTCAAGTGACAGTCCTGACATTTGGATGTCTGATGGCAAAGAATACATTTTTTCTCATTTCCCTCAATCTTATTTCTATGAAGTGTCTTCCATGAAAGGTCATGGGAAATAGAAAGTTCATTATCGATTGGCTTTCTATTTTCCCGAATTTCTGAATGACATTTACTACAATTTGTCTCTTTTTCATTATGACATTCAAAACATTTCTCCATCTTTGGAATATCAGCAAAGGAAACTTTTTCACGGTTTATAATTTCAGGATGGCATTGTTCACATTCAGTTCCTCTATCTGTATGATTCTTGTGAGAAAAGATGAGATCTTTCGGCGCTAACTTGACAAACTTGACAAATACCTTTCTATCATCTCTCGTATGACATTTATTACATTCTGTTGATTCAATCTTTCCTTCTTCTATGTCATGGCACTGAGAACATTCTTCATGGGTTGGAAGTTTCATTTTCTGTCCATTGACATCAGTCATATGGCAATCACTGCACTCTGCCCCAACTTCACCATCAGGGTTGGTATGAAAGCTATGAGGGAAAATTAGTCCCGAATCTTCCTCATTGCAGGCAGAAAAAAAGCTAACGAAACACAGAAGCAGAATAGATAAGCAAAGAGCTGCAACACTGTATTTTTTCTTTTCCATCACCATAAAATTCTAAAATTCTCCGACTAAAAGTTAAATTCAAGCTCTACTCTAACACCCTGCAAATAATCAAGTTTTGAGAAAGGAACTGCAAGCTCATCATCTTCTTCATAAGAGTATGCAACAAGATAACTTATCCTCTTAGTAACTTCGCCTCTAATCTCTGTTGAAAAGCCATATGTCTGATAAACATTGCGGTTATAATCATAAAACCTATAAAATGTGCCTGCTGAAACTGAAATATTGTTGCCTAACATCTGTGAATATTGTCCTCTAACTTCATTCGATTCAGTCTCAAATCTCTTTGAACTTCTTTCATCCTTATAATGACGCCATTCTACAAATATGTCGTTGCCTTCAAGCATTATATCCCTGCAATTCAAACCGGCAGTAAATTCAAGAAAATCTGAATTGTATTGATCGCCTTCATTATTGTTCAAAAGGTCATGAATAGTTAAAGAAGCTTCCAAGGCAAATTTTTTAAAAAGGGGCTGGTTCCATAAAATCGATAATTCCTCATATGGATCCAAGTCACCGATATTCAAACGGGCAACATCATATCCTTCCTTTCCCCTGTTGGATGAAGATGTATAATCAAAATCATAGTCATCGGCATTACTGCCTCCCAACAATCTAAAATATGAAATCTTTATATTCGATGATAATTTTGGGAAGAAATAATCAAATTCTGCGCTCACATTCCTTGGGTCGTTATTTATGAGTGCATATTTCAGTGATAGGTCAAGATTGCGCGTTACATTCTGATGAAAAGCAAAGTCGTAACTAAAATCAAGATACTTGACAAAGCGTGCTTCAAAGAGGGTTTTTTCATTTATTGTCAAATCAAAGTTTCCACCCCAAATACCCTTTTTTCTCGGATGGTATCTGAGACTCACTCTTCGTCCGCCAAAGAGGGATAAGTTGAAAAGATTGCTTTTATTGAAATCAATAGAGGCACCATCGAAATGTGCCAATTCTGCACCATAAAAATACTGTCTTCCTATCTTCGAATCAAATATGCCTAAAACATTTTTAAAATTAGCCCAAATACTATAAATATCTGAAATCCTATCATCACCGCTGTAAGTATCGCGCACATCACGAAAATAGTCCTTTATCCCTGTGCCATCTATATCGCGCTCTATTCTTCCATTTGCATAGGTTTCAAGATTTTCTAGCCCATAACCTTCACTCTTAAAAGTAATGTATTGAAAAAAATCGTGGTCAACATCGTTAGTCCTAATATCCTTGAATCGGGCTGAACGGAAATCATAGGCGCTTTTTAGATTGAGACTGAAGCTTTTGGCAAAACTCAGATACGGCAGAAGCGAAAAAGATAAAATTAAAGCAAAAATCAAATATATATTTTTTCTATTTAACATTTTTAACTGAACAAAAAAAATTTTGGAATTTTAATTTTTTATAAACTGAAAACTTTTTTATTGTAAAGAAAAAAAATAAGGCAGGCGAAAAAAGGGACTAATGTTTCTTCAAATATTCAACAATATTTCTCAACTCATCAGCATTCATAAGAGGCCATGAAATTCCTTTTTCCTTCATCTTGTCTCTCATTTGAGGACCATGATTCCACATAGCCCACGCCATATAAATCGAAGAAACTTCTCTTCCGGGCAAAGGAATTTTTATCTTACCGCTTTCCGGTTTCTTCCCAACAGTATGGCAGATGACACATTTCTTTGCTTCAAATTGTTTCTTGCCCAGATAGGCATTACCTCTTGGTTCAACATATTTCAAACTAAAAAGGTAAGCCATCAAATCAGACATCTCTTCTGCTGTAAACCCACGGCTTCCTCTGCCAATAGGTGCACCGCTTGCAATCATCTGCGGAGCATGATTCCACATCAAGCCTGCAAGCTGTGATATTGTACTGCTCTCTGCATCCTTTTCAATGAGACGGCGTGAAAGGTCGGGACCTGCCCCTCCGCCTCTTCCGAATATGCTGTGGCAATTGGCACACCCCTTCTTTCTAAATATACTCCTCCCCTTTGAAGGACTACCGGGGCTTAGATACTCCTTTTCTGCACTGCCCGCTACTTCCTTTACATATGCCACAAGGTCAACCATTTCACTTCCTCTAAAAACAGGCCATCTAATTCCGGCATCTCTCATTGCACTTTTCATACCTGCGGCATGATTGAGCATCAAAGATGCCCATGCTATTGGACTCGAATACCGTCCCCAAGTAGTCAATTCAGGACCAATTCTTCCTCCTTTCCCTCTCAAAGTATGGCATTCTCCACATTTTTTTTCTCTAAAAACCTTTTCTCCCTTCGATGAATTGCCTATTTCTATGTTAGAGCGCATAAAAACCAAAAAAGCAAAGATGTCTGACATCTCTTTCTGCGAAATACTTTCAGTTGCGGCTTTCTTCAATATTCTATGTTCCAGCATTATTGGAGCATGATTCCACATTCCTGCTGCAAGAGCACTAACTGAAATATCAGCTCGCCTTCCTCTAACTGTGCCCAACTCAGGACCTTCCTTTCCACCTTCACCCCAAACGGAATGGCAAGCGATACATCCCTTTGTATAAAAAGCATCCCATCCTGCTGAGGGTTCGCCTTTCAATATTACAGTTTCAGCATACAAAAGGGATGAGAAGGAAAGAATGAGTAGAAATAAAAAAATCCTCAAACTTCTTTGTCCAATTTTCTTCTGCATTTTCATCTCTATCATAAATGAAATTTATTCACTTTTATCTTTAGAAATGCCAAAATAGATAGTGCTTACGACAAGCCCCAAAATGATAAACAGGGGTATGGCTACCATTCCAATTATTTTAGCAAATGGCATTGCCGGGTCCTGCCACTCCTTTGCAAAAAAATAACCATTCAAGACAAAAGCTATTATCCCGCTTACAAAAAGCCACATAAAGATGAGTATCAAAAATTGGCATATCTTTGCGATTGTTTCTATCTTCTTATCATCCATACAAAAACACCTCTAAAATGCTAACTTTTTGCTTCGCCTTTTTCAAAATGAGGCACATAGCTGTCAACCCTCTCTCTTACTTCTTCGGCACCTTTTTCTCTTCCTTCCTTGATCTCCCAAATCGAAATCATTGGAAAAAATTTCGTGAAGAGCACATATAGAAGAAGAAAGACAGCAAAGGAGCCTGCAAGCTCTGAAAATTCTACCCAAGTAGGAAAGTACCACCCTCTATCATAGGGAAGACGAGGATTGACCAAAGTTGGAACTATAATACAAAATCTCTCAAGCCACATACCAATAGTCACGGAAACAGAAGCGATTACTGTGCCTGTTATTGTTCTTGTTTTGCTGTTGCAAAGTATTGCAAAAGGGATAATGAAGCAGGTTAAAACCATTCCCCAAAAGGGAGCGGCATAACGGCCATTGAATTTCTCCCAAAAGACTGCCATATGGGAAGGTTCTGCGCCATAATAGGTTGTAAGATATTCACAAAAAGTAAAATAGAACCACAGAAGCGTCATAACAAGAAGAAGAATTCCCATATATTCAAAATGGATTTTTCTGAAATATGCCTCGAGATTGAATGCCTTTCGCAGAATCGCCATTCCAATAATCAGCGCCGCAATGCCTGAAAAAATTGCTCCTGCAACAAAATAGGGACCAAATATCGTGCTGTGCCACATTGGCTGTACTGTCATTGCAAAAACATAAGAAATAACAGTATGCACTGAAACGGCTATAGGTATAACAAGAATTGCCATTATAGATATCAGCCTTTCAAGAATCCGCCACTGTCTTTCAGTGCCCTTCCACCCCATTGCAAGAATGGTATAAAAAAGGCGGAATTTCTTCGTCTTATCCCGTATTATTGCAATATCAGGTATCAGTGGAATATAGAGATAAATAGAGCTTGCTGTAAGGTAGGTCGAAATACTCACAAAATCCCATATGAGCGGTGATTGAAATCTGCCGTAGATTACGGGATTCATCAATCTGTCAGGACGTCCGAGGTCAACAATTACATTCCCAAGACCGATGAATAAGACCATTACCGTTATAACCTCTGCCGACCTTGTTATCGCACGCCTCCACTCAGCCTGAGCGATTCTCAATATTGCTGAAATTAAGGTCCCTGCATGACTGATACCAATAAAAAATACGAAATTTGTAATATAAACGCCCCAAAATGTTGGACGGTTCATACCAGTAACACCAAGTCCCCACCTCAACTGGCAAATATAAGCAAAGGCAGCCCAAGCAATCACTGCAAGTAAAATTCCTACGGTTATATAAAAGCCCTTCCCCGTATTTATGACAGGTTCAAGAAGTATGTCATCAGGATCTTTAAATTTAGATTTCAAATTTTCTTCCGCCATTGCTTATTCACCTTCTGATAAATAAAAAACCTTCGGCTCTGTTCCTAAATCTTCAAGAAGCCGTCTCACCCGTCTGCTTTTAGACAAAGTAAAAACTTTATGTTCAGGGTTATCGAGGTCTCCAAAATAGATTGCTTTTGCCGGACATGCTTCAGCACATGCAGGAATATAATCATCTTCTCTCATTTCACGCTTCTCAAACCGAGCCCTATCTTTTGCCTTCTGAAGACGATGGTGGCAAAATGTGCATTTCTCAACAACCCCTTTAGGACGCACAGAAACATCAGGATTGAACATTGGCTTCATCTCATCTGGCCAATCAGGTACAAACCAATTGAAATAACGAACAGTATAAGGGCATGCTGTTGTGCAATAGCGGCATCCAATACACCTCGGGTATACCTGTCCCACAATCCCGCCTTCCCCTTTAAATGTTGCTCTTACAGGACATACCTTTATGCAAGGCGGCTCATCACAATGGAAGCAAGGCCGTGGAAGAATCTTCTTTTTTACCTCAGGATAATGTTCTTCCTTTTCAATCAGATAATCCATCCATCTAATCGATCTGCCCTGCCTAAACCATTGAGGATTCGAAGGAGCTATATTATTTTCAGCAATACAAGCCACAGCACAAGCACCACAGCCGTTGCATTTGTCAAGATCGATTACCATTCCCCATCGAGCCATATTTCACCTATG
The Candidatus Schekmanbacteria bacterium genome window above contains:
- a CDS encoding polysulfide reductase, which gives rise to MAEENLKSKFKDPDDILLEPVINTGKGFYITVGILLAVIAWAAFAYICQLRWGLGVTGMNRPTFWGVYITNFVFFIGISHAGTLISAILRIAQAEWRRAITRSAEVITVMVLFIGLGNVIVDLGRPDRLMNPVIYGRFQSPLIWDFVSISTYLTASSIYLYIPLIPDIAIIRDKTKKFRLFYTILAMGWKGTERQWRILERLISIMAILVIPIAVSVHTVISYVFAMTVQPMWHSTIFGPYFVAGAIFSGIAALIIGMAILRKAFNLEAYFRKIHFEYMGILLLVMTLLWFYFTFCEYLTTYYGAEPSHMAVFWEKFNGRYAAPFWGMVLTCFIIPFAILCNSKTRTITGTVIASVSVTIGMWLERFCIIVPTLVNPRLPYDRGWYFPTWVEFSELAGSFAVFLLLYVLFTKFFPMISIWEIKEGREKGAEEVRERVDSYVPHFEKGEAKS
- a CDS encoding 4Fe-4S dicluster domain-containing protein gives rise to the protein MARWGMVIDLDKCNGCGACAVACIAENNIAPSNPQWFRQGRSIRWMDYLIEKEEHYPEVKKKILPRPCFHCDEPPCIKVCPVRATFKGEGGIVGQVYPRCIGCRYCTTACPYTVRYFNWFVPDWPDEMKPMFNPDVSVRPKGVVEKCTFCHHRLQKAKDRARFEKREMREDDYIPACAEACPAKAIYFGDLDNPEHKVFTLSKSRRVRRLLEDLGTEPKVFYLSEGE